From a single Candidatus Thorarchaeota archaeon genomic region:
- a CDS encoding NUDIX domain-containing protein, which translates to MPDILPIAITILECRGKYLFLQRHNPPYENLWSLVGGKIGAGEHIASAAIREVKEETGASEVRDYSYRGVVSERLIDETGSLLRHFMIFVGHARIDEFRSEHREGHLALFELDEIRQKRSHFLPSDWYMFDSFLQPAKCGLYEAELVHRHGVYDLNYYRVTSC; encoded by the coding sequence GTGCCAGATATACTACCTATTGCAATCACAATTCTAGAGTGTCGTGGGAAGTATCTGTTCCTACAGCGCCACAATCCACCATACGAGAACCTCTGGAGTCTAGTTGGAGGAAAGATCGGTGCCGGTGAACATATTGCCTCAGCAGCCATACGTGAGGTAAAAGAGGAGACCGGAGCATCTGAGGTTCGTGATTACTCGTATCGAGGAGTTGTTTCAGAGCGACTGATCGATGAGACCGGTTCTCTGCTGCGCCATTTCATGATATTTGTCGGGCACGCAAGAATTGACGAGTTCCGGTCAGAACATAGGGAGGGTCATCTCGCGCTCTTTGAACTTGATGAAATACGTCAAAAACGGAGTCACTTTCTCCCCTCGGATTGGTACATGTTTGATAGTTTTCTTCAGCCTGCTAAATGTGGACTTTATGAGGCCGAGCTGGTACATAGACATGGAGTTTACGACCTTAACTATTACCGGGTGACATCCTGTTGA
- a CDS encoding ABC transporter ATP-binding protein → MANPIIQAQDVNKEYGRGKKTVAALKDVDLEIRPGEFVAVVGPSGCGKSTLLHVLSGLEAPTSGRVLLDGVDVTLISERDMPKLRAQKIGFVFQAFLLIEDLTAYENVEAVLWPSKELTKEKQEAMTLEVLREVDMLERKDHFPRQMSGGEQQRVAIARALVNNPPVLFCDEPTGNLDSKTGDNIMKIIAKLNKERGMTVVLVTHNEDLVKFAKRVLRMKDGRITSDK, encoded by the coding sequence ATGGCAAATCCAATAATCCAGGCTCAAGACGTCAACAAAGAATACGGACGCGGAAAAAAGACCGTTGCCGCCTTGAAAGATGTAGACTTAGAGATCAGACCGGGCGAGTTTGTGGCAGTTGTTGGGCCCTCTGGTTGTGGTAAGTCAACACTTCTTCATGTGCTCTCAGGTCTCGAGGCCCCCACCTCAGGTAGGGTATTACTTGATGGCGTGGATGTGACCCTTATCAGTGAACGTGATATGCCAAAGCTTAGAGCTCAAAAAATCGGGTTCGTCTTTCAGGCATTTTTGCTCATTGAAGACCTCACTGCATACGAGAATGTGGAAGCGGTCCTGTGGCCAAGTAAAGAATTGACCAAGGAAAAACAGGAGGCAATGACCCTCGAAGTTCTTCGAGAGGTCGATATGCTTGAACGCAAAGATCATTTCCCGCGACAGATGAGCGGGGGCGAACAACAACGTGTCGCCATTGCACGCGCTCTTGTGAACAATCCGCCAGTCCTCTTCTGCGATGAACCAACTGGGAATCTAGACTCGAAGACGGGCGACAATATCATGAAGATCATTGCCAAGCTCAACAAAGAGCGCGGAATGACGGTGGTACTTGTCACGCACAACGAGGATCTTGTCAAATTTGCCAAACGCGTTCTGCGAATGAAAGACGGCAGAATCACTTCAGACAAATAG
- a CDS encoding ribbon-helix-helix domain-containing protein, whose protein sequence is MRLITVKMSELYVNGIDKLVEMGHYPSRSEVIRVAIRDLLMRELWIDGIPPFAHSEQESG, encoded by the coding sequence ATGCGACTCATAACCGTAAAAATGAGCGAGCTCTACGTCAATGGAATCGACAAGCTCGTCGAGATGGGACATTACCCTTCACGTAGTGAGGTCATTCGGGTTGCCATTCGTGATCTGTTAATGCGGGAGCTATGGATTGATGGCATTCCACCATTTGCACACAGTGAACAAGAGAGTGGCTAA
- a CDS encoding GTP-binding protein: MSETFDLMRKVVMIGAGGSGKTALVNRFLTQKFTEQYIVTIGSQFAVKTVTVQDSNGKDVTVKLLVWDLAGQERFDFIRTSYYKGAKGALLVFDVTRKSTFVELSKWIDETENALGARIPIILLANKVDLEAERVITTEMGQQFVQEYGLQGYLETSALTGTNVEEAFHLLAREAISN; encoded by the coding sequence GTGTCTGAAACATTTGATCTTATGCGCAAGGTTGTCATGATTGGTGCAGGGGGGAGCGGGAAGACTGCTCTTGTCAATCGCTTTCTAACACAAAAATTTACGGAACAATATATTGTCACCATTGGTTCGCAGTTTGCAGTAAAGACTGTTACAGTGCAAGATTCGAATGGGAAAGATGTGACGGTCAAGCTACTTGTCTGGGATCTTGCTGGTCAAGAACGGTTTGATTTCATTCGTACCAGTTATTACAAAGGTGCGAAAGGAGCTCTGCTTGTCTTTGATGTCACACGAAAGAGCACTTTTGTAGAACTCTCTAAATGGATCGATGAGACCGAGAATGCATTAGGGGCTCGAATCCCCATTATTCTTCTTGCAAACAAGGTCGATCTCGAGGCCGAGCGCGTCATTACTACAGAGATGGGTCAACAGTTCGTGCAAGAGTATGGATTACAAGGCTATCTTGAAACAAGTGCACTGACAGGAACAAATGTCGAAGAGGCATTCCATTTGTTGGCTCGTGAAGCAATCAGTAATTGA